The Aquila chrysaetos chrysaetos chromosome 6, bAquChr1.4, whole genome shotgun sequence genome window below encodes:
- the LOC115342550 gene encoding caspase-8-like isoform X2: MEFPRQRLLVVSEELDEAELAALKFLSLEHVPMRKLEAIRKAQDFFEALQEKGMMEAGNLSFLKELLYRISRMDLLAAQLGCSREEMERELQIPGRARVSAYRYLLFQLSEDITEDELKSFKFLLGKELPKCRLNPKTTMLDIFIEMEKKGILGEDNLSILKSLCAEINISLLKRIEEYELNLLGEEMLIIEEQRHSTGGPEAHTKWLASSVAPDSPGSWNESSQLEAYKMTSRPRGVCLILNNHNFAKAREAVPEPKNMKDRNGTDVDAAALRRVFSKLHFTIAEYRDLTAEEIRKTVNIYRCEDHKDKDCFVCCILSHGKKGIIYGVDGQEIPIQELTTSFTGQNCHSLAGKPKVFFVQACQGDACQKGVTIETDSGEQDSSVETDARFQLDCIPSEADFLLGMATLQDYVSYRSPRQGTWYIQALCQHLEYSCPRGEDILTILTAVNQEVSRKSCKPNAEKQMPQPSFTLRKKLIFPVN; this comes from the exons ATGGAGTTCCCCAGGCAGCGGCTGCTGGTGGTCAGCGAGGAGCTGGACGAGGCCGAGCTGGCGGCTCTGAAGTTCCTCAGCCTGGAGCACGTCCCCATGAGGAAGCTGGAAGCCATCCGGAAGGCACAGGACTTCTTCGAAGCGCTGCAGGAGAAAGGCATGATGGAGGCGGGGAACCTGTCCTTCCTGAAGGAGCTGCTCTACCGCATCAGCCGGATGGACCTCCTGGCtgcccagctgggctgcagccgagaggagatggagagagagcTTCAGATCCCAGGCAGGGCACGGGTGTCGGCCTACAG ATACCTGCTCTTTCAGCTGTCAGAAGACATCACCGAAGATGAGCTGAAGTCTTTCAAGtttcttttggggaaagaatTACCAAAATGCAGGCTAAACCCTAAGACT ACAATGCTCGACATTTTCATTGAGATGGAGAAGAAGGGGATTTTGGGAGAAGACAACCTAAGTATCCTGAAGAGTCTCTGTGCAGAAATTAACATCAGCCTGTTGAAGAGAATTGAAGAGTATGAATTAAACCTACttggt GAAGAGATGCTCATCATAGAGGAACAGAGGCACAGCACAGGAGGCCCTGAAG CCCACACCAAATGGCTGGCATCATCTGTGGCACCTGATTCTCCTGGCAGTTGGAATGAATCTTCCCAG CTTGAAGCTTACAAAATGACTAGCCGACCCCGTGGAGTGTGCCTGATCCTGAATAATCACAATTTTGCAAAAGCCAGGGAAGCAGTGCCAGAACCCAAAAACATGAAAGATCGGAATGGGACAGACGTGGATGCAG CGGCTCTGAGAAGAGTCTTTAGCAAGCTTCATTTTACAATAGCAGAATATAGAGACCTCACCGCAGAGGAAATCCGTAAGACTGTGAACATCTACCGGTGTGAAGACCACAAGGACAAAgactgttttgtttgctgtatCCTGTCTCATGGGAAAAAAGGCATTATATATGGTGTTGATGGGCAGGAAATACCTATCCAGGAACTGACCACTTCTTTCACTGGACAGAATTGCCACTCACTTGCTGGAAAACCAAAAGTCTTTTTTGTTCAGGCCTGCCAAGGTGATGCTTGCCAGAAAGGTGTGACCATTGAAACAGATTCTGGAGAGCAAGATTCTTCTGTAGAAACAGATGCAAGATTTCAGCTCGACTGTATCCCCTCAGAGGCAGACTTCCTCTTGGGCATGGCTACCCTGCAAGATTACGTTTCCTACAGAAGCCCAAGGCAGGGGACCTGGTACATACAGGCATTGTGCCAGCACTTGGAGTACAGCTGTCCTCG AGGAGAAGATATTCTCACCATTCTGACAGCAGTGAATCAAGAGGTGAGCAGAAAGAGTTGCAAGCCAAATGCAGAGAAGCAGATGCCACAGCCCAGTTTCACACTGAGGAAAAAGCTCATCTTTCCTGTCAACTAA
- the LOC115342550 gene encoding caspase-8-like isoform X1 gives MEFPRQRLLVVSEELDEAELAALKFLSLEHVPMRKLEAIRKAQDFFEALQEKGMMEAGNLSFLKELLYRISRMDLLAAQLGCSREEMERELQIPGRARVSAYRYLLFQLSEDITEDELKSFKFLLGKELPKCRLNPKTTMLDIFIEMEKKGILGEDNLSILKSLCAEINISLLKRIEEYELNLLGEEEMLIIEEQRHSTGGPEAHTKWLASSVAPDSPGSWNESSQLEAYKMTSRPRGVCLILNNHNFAKAREAVPEPKNMKDRNGTDVDAAALRRVFSKLHFTIAEYRDLTAEEIRKTVNIYRCEDHKDKDCFVCCILSHGKKGIIYGVDGQEIPIQELTTSFTGQNCHSLAGKPKVFFVQACQGDACQKGVTIETDSGEQDSSVETDARFQLDCIPSEADFLLGMATLQDYVSYRSPRQGTWYIQALCQHLEYSCPRGEDILTILTAVNQEVSRKSCKPNAEKQMPQPSFTLRKKLIFPVN, from the exons ATGGAGTTCCCCAGGCAGCGGCTGCTGGTGGTCAGCGAGGAGCTGGACGAGGCCGAGCTGGCGGCTCTGAAGTTCCTCAGCCTGGAGCACGTCCCCATGAGGAAGCTGGAAGCCATCCGGAAGGCACAGGACTTCTTCGAAGCGCTGCAGGAGAAAGGCATGATGGAGGCGGGGAACCTGTCCTTCCTGAAGGAGCTGCTCTACCGCATCAGCCGGATGGACCTCCTGGCtgcccagctgggctgcagccgagaggagatggagagagagcTTCAGATCCCAGGCAGGGCACGGGTGTCGGCCTACAG ATACCTGCTCTTTCAGCTGTCAGAAGACATCACCGAAGATGAGCTGAAGTCTTTCAAGtttcttttggggaaagaatTACCAAAATGCAGGCTAAACCCTAAGACT ACAATGCTCGACATTTTCATTGAGATGGAGAAGAAGGGGATTTTGGGAGAAGACAACCTAAGTATCCTGAAGAGTCTCTGTGCAGAAATTAACATCAGCCTGTTGAAGAGAATTGAAGAGTATGAATTAAACCTACttg GTGAAGAAGAGATGCTCATCATAGAGGAACAGAGGCACAGCACAGGAGGCCCTGAAG CCCACACCAAATGGCTGGCATCATCTGTGGCACCTGATTCTCCTGGCAGTTGGAATGAATCTTCCCAG CTTGAAGCTTACAAAATGACTAGCCGACCCCGTGGAGTGTGCCTGATCCTGAATAATCACAATTTTGCAAAAGCCAGGGAAGCAGTGCCAGAACCCAAAAACATGAAAGATCGGAATGGGACAGACGTGGATGCAG CGGCTCTGAGAAGAGTCTTTAGCAAGCTTCATTTTACAATAGCAGAATATAGAGACCTCACCGCAGAGGAAATCCGTAAGACTGTGAACATCTACCGGTGTGAAGACCACAAGGACAAAgactgttttgtttgctgtatCCTGTCTCATGGGAAAAAAGGCATTATATATGGTGTTGATGGGCAGGAAATACCTATCCAGGAACTGACCACTTCTTTCACTGGACAGAATTGCCACTCACTTGCTGGAAAACCAAAAGTCTTTTTTGTTCAGGCCTGCCAAGGTGATGCTTGCCAGAAAGGTGTGACCATTGAAACAGATTCTGGAGAGCAAGATTCTTCTGTAGAAACAGATGCAAGATTTCAGCTCGACTGTATCCCCTCAGAGGCAGACTTCCTCTTGGGCATGGCTACCCTGCAAGATTACGTTTCCTACAGAAGCCCAAGGCAGGGGACCTGGTACATACAGGCATTGTGCCAGCACTTGGAGTACAGCTGTCCTCG AGGAGAAGATATTCTCACCATTCTGACAGCAGTGAATCAAGAGGTGAGCAGAAAGAGTTGCAAGCCAAATGCAGAGAAGCAGATGCCACAGCCCAGTTTCACACTGAGGAAAAAGCTCATCTTTCCTGTCAACTAA